The Brassica napus cultivar Da-Ae chromosome C1, Da-Ae, whole genome shotgun sequence DNA segment ctctcaatcttcgctctctctttctctcgctCGTTGTCTCTCTCACTTTCGCGGTTTAGATCTGAGTTTGGGGAGATACAAGCTCCCCTAAGTTAACAACAAAGCACTCTACTTTCGCTTCCTTCAGCTACCAAATCAATTTCTCTCCAGGTTTGCATCAGATTCGTCTATCTTCTCTCGTTCGTTTCCTGTGATTCTGGATTCgaatttcttgatgtttttctccGATTAATGATTCGGTCTTTATTGGGTTCTGATTCAGTTGATAGATATTGTTTGAAAGATTATAACTTTATTCGATTTATTGATATTTACCGTCGCTTTTAGATCGTTCACCTAATAGAATAGCATCATCTTGAAGCTCTAATGTTTAACTCGATGCTTGTTCTGTTTGCTTGTCTGAATGAAACTTGGAGGAATAGGTTGAATGGTTTTGTCTATAATATTGGATAAAATCCATGTGCCTTTTTGTAAAACATTCTCTCTGGACATTAAATGAGACAGATATTAATGCTTGCTGTCTATCTCTATAGACTTCGAGTTTGGCTTTCTTGTCACATTTTTCCTCTGTAATAATCTTTTTGTTAGTTTGTTTCTGTTATGTttactgttgttgttgttctgtgTTATTAGTCATGGCAGGATCAGCACCAGAAGGCACACAGTTTGATGCTCGTCAGTTCGACCAGAAGCTTAACGAAGTGTTAGTCTTCTTACTCTTATCTTCATCACTTCACATAAGTGTTATACTAATTTGTATTGTGTTTGATACAGTCTCGAGGGACAAGATGAGTTTTTCACCTCTTACGACGAGGTTCACGACAGCTTCGACGTCATGGGTCTCCAAGAGAATCTCCTCAGAGGCATTTACGCTTACGGTACTCAACAAagcttttgtttattattattattatctatcTCTCTTTTAAACATCACCTCATGTGTGTTTAGGTTTCGAGAAGCCATCTGCAATCCAGCAAAGAGGAATCGTCCCGTTCTGCAAAGGCCTCGACGTGATCCAGCAAGCCCAATCCGGAACGGGCAAAACCGCCACCTTCTGCTCCGGCGTCCTCCAGCAGCTGGACTTCGCCATCGTCCAGTGCCAAGCCCTCGTCCTCGCTCCAACCAGAGAGCTCGCCCAGCAGATCGAGAAGGTCATGAGGGCACTCGGTGACTACCTCGGCGTCAAGGTCCACGCCTGCGTCGGCGGGACCAGCGTCCGCGAGGACCAGCGCATCCTCCAGACCGGCGTCCACGTCGTCGTCGGCACCCCGGGGCGTGTCTTCGACATGCTGAAGCGCCAGTCCCTCCGCGCCGACAACATCAAGATGTTTGTTCTTGACGAGGCCGACGAGATGCTCTCCCGCGGGTTCAAGGACCAGGTTTGTTATAcctatttaattcatatagtacttttattttaaaatagcatatctttttgtttttcgttctataataaattttaatgaacattaattcacatattttctataaaattttttgaaaattgtagtagtatattttttctcaacatattttgttataaataaaaagaaaatttaatctATTGTTAAAATTGGTTTATTATGTGCtagtaaaatttcaaatatttctaatgacattttataaataacacaAACTTAATGTTAGTTCTATACTATAATCCTGTTTTAATAAGATTGATGAAATTATAtttagggcaaatctccaaaatagcacatttctaagtttatatcacaaaaatagcacttaaaaactaaaatgaccaaaatagcattttatcttttgaatttttttttttttttttttcaaaatttgaaatcttatcctcaaaacctcatttctcaactctaaaccctaagtttgtgatttttgataaaacattaagtgctatttttgtgacttttgaccttgagtgctagtttgggaacaaaaacttgatttagtgctatttttgtctatttctcttatatttatatttaaactcTGATCTAACTTTGTTTCTGGTGTTTTTTGTAGATCTACGACATCTTCCAGCTTCTCCCACCAAAGATCCAAGTCGGCGTCTTCTCGGCGACCATGCCCCCGGAGGCACTCGAGATCACGAGGAAGTTCATGAGCAAGCCGGTGAGGATCCTGGTCAAGCGCGACGAGCTGACCTTGGAAGGTATCAAGCAGTTTTACGTCAACGTGGAGAAGGAGGAGTGGAAGCTCGAGACGCTCTGCGACCTCTACGAGACGCTCGCCATCACTCAGAGCGTTATCTTCGTGAACACGAGGAGGAAGGTTGACTGGCTCACCGACAAGATGAGGGGGCGCGACCACACGGTCTCGGCGACTCACGGAGACATGGACCAGAACACGAGAGACATCatcatgagggagtttaggtcCGGGTCCTCGCGTGTGCTCATCACCACTGATCTCTTGGCTCGTGGGATTGATGTTCAGCAGGTGTCTTTGGTTATCAACTACGATCTGCCGACTCAGCCTGAGAACTACCTTCACCGTATCGGAAGAAGTGGGAGGTTTGGGAGGAAAGGTGTGGCAATCAACTTTGTGACCAAGGATGATGAGAGGATGCTGTTTGATATCCAGAAGTTTTACAACGTGGTTGTTGAGGAGCTTCCTTCCAACGTCGCTGATCTGctttgaggaagaagaaaaggtCTCTTTCTTGTTACACAAGGCACTCTTTGATCTGATTTTGATACCTATTGTCTCTCTTTCCATCACAGCGTTTATTGTCTCTCTTTCCATCACAGCGTTTATTGTTATCTCTCTTTAAATTTCTAAGAACGTATCTCTCTCTTTGTgacaatttttatttcttaaatcatatggagtattttattttcttgtctaTTTCAATTCCCTGGtatgttttgtctttttattttgtatcaAACCAAAGCTTTTTTTGttgaagtttattttaaaataagttttcGCATGTCTTGGTATTTAGGTATGAAGCATGGATTAAATACTTTATTAGTCACAACCAAACTTTTAAACCAAATGAATATATTCAgagttttagtttaaaaatcaaCGTACTCGTACATGCATCAATCCACAAAAACCTAACACGACAAACAAAACATGAATGACTTGCACCAACTTTACTTGTTCAGAAAGTATTTTTCTATAAGGAAGCTTTATAACCTAATTGTTATacgttaattaaaaaaatagaaagaaaatttaGAAACCTACGTtgcttttatattgtttttataatgAAACAATCGTTACGTTAATTTCCTttaaaaacttattaaagaCGTTACAGTGATAAAGAAAATAGAGACAACTCTTGTTCGTCAGACCAAACTCAAATCACGTTGCCACCGTTGAGAATAacaagaaagaaatggagccaaCAGCTGCAACGGCTGCCGCAGCCGCGTATGGAAACCGTTTCCGAGACGCAGCTGCGGTGAAAGGTTACATCGACGATTCAGCCGCTGATCAGACAAACGATTACCAGATGAAGATAAAGAAAAGCAAAAATGTTCCAAACGGGGATGGTGCGGCGTCAAAGAGCTGGAGTTTCAGTGATCCGGGATCACGTAGGAAGAGAAGAGTAGCTGGCTATAAGGTTTACTCAGTTAAACAGAAGATGAAGGGATCCATTAGAAAAAGCTTTAAATGGTTCAAAAACATTATAAGTACTTCTTGAAATATTGTGACTTTCtttctcaatatatatataaatatgtaaaacgGTGAATCTGTTTGTGTTGAGTTTGCTAAATATCTGTAATACATACAAGAAAAACAAGAATTGAGTTTTCGTTCGTAAGATATACTCTTTGAATGAGACTAGTCTCTCCATATCTACCTGTGAATCTGCTTCTATACTTCAAGATTACCAGTATTATAGTATACAAgcaatttcattttaaatttcacattttataATTAGAAAACAGTAGTTGTTACAAGTCTTGCAATAGTGATGTTGATAATTTAAAAGAGAGACTTgtgaatatataatatgttaattGTGTGTAAATTAAGGAACAAAATGAGATTCATTAAGGGGCACAATGGCATCTCCAACCCTCAGGTTTGTAATTAGCATAATGAGAGAGGTGGGGGCTTGAAGAAATGGTAGGAACTTGGATTGCTTCACATGGCTCACACCCATAGCATTTCTTCTCACAAGTCGGTGTGGCTTTGATCctactcttcttcttttctccaTCTCTTTTTTCTCATTGGGCTTCAAAGCAGGCCAATTAGAGCTGTGATATGCATCATGTGTGCTTATTATCTCTGCAGTGCAATAGAAActattattgaaaaaaaaataaaaaaataagacattcataagaatataaaaccgaatcttttttttctgtaaGGAGATAACCCCAAAATACATGCTGACCCATCTGTAGTTCAGCttagtataaatattattattatttcacgTATATCATACATATATCTGGGACCACAGTTTAGACTAAACTAGTCACTACAACTATAAGTCACTAATTTGCTCAAACAAGTTAAAACCCTTGTTCTAAAACGCGTCCGACTCGGACGATTACGCGGGGATAAACGTGAATCGGCTGGTAACCGTGGCGATTTCACCTTGTTCGGTCAAAAAAccggtttcaaaaaaaaaatttctttttttttgaagttttgagtattTAAATCAATATAGAAGAACATATGTATGAATATGATgcaaaaacaagaagaaaacacATAGATTTCGAGGTTTTTGACATGTATAATGTTTGGCGGCGACCAAACCTTTTTTTGCAGAATCCCTGAGAGGGGAGATGATGATATAATTACTATTATGTCAGtcattaaaaaacaattaaaaaaatccaaaatatgttgtatttatctCGAACTTGGGCTGTTTCAATCTAAAAACAAGCCCACTAACCACCAAGCCACAACAATTACGATAATTTTGTTATTGAAGGATAACtaatatattgttatatttattgTGATGTCAGTTATAGAAAGTCTTGTTCACCAAGATTTACTTGTATTTGGTCTCCAATCTAAACCCTCATATTGTATCCCTATATAAGGAGTTCATTATTCGTGGAATAAGACACACcaatttctctcttcttttgtcTTCTCTTCTTTACTCAAAACACTTTATCAGCACAAAGCTCTAACGATCTTGAGCTAATAGATATAGATTCTTATTctgttatatttttagtttctgTTCAATCCTCTTTCAAATCATGCTTATTATCAATTCATGGTTTGTAAGAATGGATTCATAGTTCAGACACATACTTGATTGATTgagttta contains these protein-coding regions:
- the LOC106351163 gene encoding eukaryotic initiation factor 4A-1, with protein sequence MAGSAPEGTQFDARQFDQKLNEVLEGQDEFFTSYDEVHDSFDVMGLQENLLRGIYAYGFEKPSAIQQRGIVPFCKGLDVIQQAQSGTGKTATFCSGVLQQLDFAIVQCQALVLAPTRELAQQIEKVMRALGDYLGVKVHACVGGTSVREDQRILQTGVHVVVGTPGRVFDMLKRQSLRADNIKMFVLDEADEMLSRGFKDQIYDIFQLLPPKIQVGVFSATMPPEALEITRKFMSKPVRILVKRDELTLEGIKQFYVNVEKEEWKLETLCDLYETLAITQSVIFVNTRRKVDWLTDKMRGRDHTVSATHGDMDQNTRDIIMREFRSGSSRVLITTDLLARGIDVQQVSLVINYDLPTQPENYLHRIGRSGRFGRKGVAINFVTKDDERMLFDIQKFYNVVVEELPSNVADLL
- the LOC111201977 gene encoding uncharacterized protein LOC111201977, which gives rise to MEPTAATAAAAAYGNRFRDAAAVKGYIDDSAADQTNDYQMKIKKSKNVPNGDGAASKSWSFSDPGSRRKRRVAGYKVYSVKQKMKGSIRKSFKWFKNIISTS